A genomic region of Miscanthus floridulus cultivar M001 chromosome 3, ASM1932011v1, whole genome shotgun sequence contains the following coding sequences:
- the LOC136546984 gene encoding internal alternative NAD(P)H-ubiquinone oxidoreductase A2, mitochondrial-like: MAAAWSRIGRGAQLSLSQSLSRTLYEGGVGGESPAEAVSAMRSAAALSRARGQHPSSLHSLAARSAGHLLQPPSRGIVTTPARLHPASSAAVAAELSDAETREHEPVTSPPRQMPSLGPTRPGEKPRVVVLGTGWAACRLLKDVDTRFYDVVCVSPRNHMVFTPLLASTCVGTLEFRSVVEPVSRIQSALATHPGSYFFLASCTGVDTKAHEVYCTAASGDAQLPSDPYQFKIAYDKLVIASGAEPLTFNIKGVQENAIFLREVSHAQEIRRKLLTNLMLAENPGLSDEEKQRLLHCVVVGGGPTGVEFSGELSDFITRDVRQRYAHVKDYVKVTLIEANEILSSFDIGLRQYAMNHLSKYGVNLVRGIVKEVKPTEITLSDGTRVPYGLLVWSTGVGPSEFVKSLDLPKSPGGRIGVDEWLRVPTAPDVFALGDCAGFLEGTGKPVLPALAQVAEREGRYLARLLGRVAAQNGGNAHCAGKADLGEPFVYKHIGSMASVGRYKALVDLRENKDAKGVSMAGFLSWLMWRSAYLTRVVSWRNRFYVAVNWGTTLVFGRDNTRIG; the protein is encoded by the exons ATGGCGGCGGCGTGGTCTAGGATCGGGAGGGGAGCGCAGCTGTCGCTGTCGCAGTCCCTGTCGAGGACCCTCTACgagggcggcgtcggcggcgagtCGCCCGCGGAGGCGGTTTCCGCGATGCGCAGTGCCGCCGCGCTGTCCCGCGCCCGGGGCCAGCACCCGTCGTCGCTCCACAGCCTCGCGGCAAGGTCCGCGGGCCACCTCCTCCAGCCGCCGAGCAGGGGCATCGTCACCACGCCCGCGAGGCTGCACCCCGCGTCGTCCGCGGCAGTGGCGGCGGAGCTCTCGGACGCGGAGACGAGGGAACACGAGCCTGTGACGTCGCCGCCTCGCCAGATGCCGAGCCTCGGCCCGACGCGGCCAGGGGAGAAGCCCCGCGTCGTGGTCCTGGGCACCGGGTGGGCAGCGTGCCGGCTGCTCAAGGACGTGGACACGCGCTTCTACGACGTCGTGTGCGTGTCCCCCCGGAACCACATGGTGTTCACGCCGCTGCTGGCGTCCACGTGCGTCGGCACGCTCGAGTTCCGCTCCGTCGTCGAGCCCGTCAGCCGCATCCAATCGGCGCTCGCCACCCACCCCGGCTCCTACTTCTTCCTCGCCTCCTGCACCGGCGTCGACACCAAGGCGCACGAGGTGTACTGCACGGCCGCGTCCGGCGACGCACAGCTGCCCAGCGACCCGTACCAGTTCAAGATCGCCTATGACAAGCTGGTGATCGCGAGCGGCGCCGAGCCGCTCACCTTCAACATTAAGGGCGTCCAGGAGAACGCCATTTTCCTCCGCGAGGTGAGCCACGCACAGGAGATCCGCAGGAAGCTGCTCACCAACCTCATGCTCGCCGAGAATCCAG GCTTGTCTGACGAAGAGAAGCAGCGGCTCCTGCATTGCGTGGTCGTCGGCGGAGGGCCCACCGGCGTCGAGTTCAGCGGTGAGCTCAGTGACTTCATCACGCGCGACGTGCGCCAGAGGTACGCGCACGTCAAGGACTACGTCAAGGTCACCCTCATCGAG GCAAACGAGATCTTGTCATCGTTCGATATCGGGCTGCGGCAGTACGCGATGAATCACCTATCAAAG TATGGAGTTAATCTGGTGCGAGGCATCGTGAAGGAGGTGAAGCCCACTGAGATCACCCTGAGCGACGGCACCCGCGTGCCCTACGGCCTGCTGGTCTGGTCCACGGGCGTCGGCCCGTCGGAGTTCGTCAAGTCCCTGGACCTGCCCAAGTCCCCTGGCGGTAGGATCGGCGTAGACGAGTGGCTCCGCGTGCCCACGGCCCCGGACGTGTTCGCGCTGGGCGACTGCGCGGGGTTCCTGGAGGGGACCGGCAAGCCGGTGCTCCCGGCGTTGGCTCAGGTCGCGGAGCGGGAGGGCCGCTACCTGGCGCGTCTGCTCGGGAGGGTCGCGGCGCAGAACGGCGGCAATGCGCACTGCGCCGGCAAGGCCGACCTCGGGGAGCCGTTCGTGTACAAGCACATCGGCAGCATGGCGTCCGTCGGCCGGTACAAGGCGCTCGTCGACCTCAGGGAGAACAAG GATGCCAAGGGAGTGTCGATGGCTGGCTTCCTCAGTTGGCTGATGTGGCGGTCAGCGTACCTGACGCGAGTGGTGAGCTGGAGGAACAGGTTCTACGTGGCGGTGAACTGGGGAACGACGCTTGTGTTTGGCAGGGACAACACCAGGATTGGCTGA